Proteins from a genomic interval of Pristis pectinata isolate sPriPec2 chromosome 21, sPriPec2.1.pri, whole genome shotgun sequence:
- the mrps17 gene encoding 28S ribosomal protein S17, mitochondrial — MSTRIASVHAKWIIGKVIGTKMQKTAKVRVTRLVLNPYLLKFYNKRKTYFAHDPKEQCTVGDIVLLKALPERRTKHVKHELAEIVFKVGNIIDPITKKRCSGSRIIEPLTDFDSDMGSLNDQLENLEINATQSNSEHNTSTN; from the exons ATGTCAACGAGAATAGCTTCTGTCCACGCCAAGTGGATTATAGGAAAAGTGATTGGAACAAAAATGCAGAAGACTGCTAAAGTCAGAGTAACTAGGCTTGTCCTGAATCCATATCTGTTAAAG TTTTATAATAAGAGGAAGACCTATTTTGCTCATGATCCAAAAGAACAGTGCACTGTGGGTGATATTGTGCTTCTGAAGGCTTTACCTGAACGAAGAACCAAACATGTAAAACATGAACTGGCTGAAATTGTATTCAAAGTTGGAAACATTATTGATCCTATAACGAAGAAACGCTGCAGTGGGAGCAGAATTATTGAGCCCCTCACAGACTTTGATTCAGATATGGGGTCTCTGAATGACCAATTGGAGAATTTGGAGATCAATGCTACGCAGAGTAATTCTGAACATAACACCTCAACAAATTGA